A single region of the Rhodococcus sp. W8901 genome encodes:
- a CDS encoding putative acetyltransferase, with amino-acid sequence MTRTDPPRGQPTLGGRVVVRYRLPPGGTHPLTDVIGTLEQLEPTVVVRTADDRVVEVDRGDVVRLKALGPKPVRRSGTGSDDCRGS; translated from the coding sequence ATGACGAGGACTGACCCACCTCGGGGTCAGCCGACGCTCGGAGGCCGGGTGGTGGTGCGGTATCGCCTGCCACCCGGTGGCACCCACCCGCTCACCGACGTGATCGGCACCCTCGAGCAGCTCGAGCCGACGGTGGTGGTCCGCACCGCCGACGACCGGGTCGTCGAGGTGGATCGGGGCGATGTGGTGCGCCTGAAGGCCCTCGGCCCCAAGCCGGTGCGCCGGTCCGGGACCGGGTCCGACGACTGTCGGGGCAGCTGA
- a CDS encoding DUF3263 domain-containing protein: MDGAAARNQSERSDGASSNDVGEDGLTRREHDILSFERQWWKYAGAKEEAIKELFSMSATRYYQVLNALVDRPEALAADPMLVKRLRRLRASRQKARAARRLGFDIST; the protein is encoded by the coding sequence ATGGACGGCGCAGCAGCCCGGAACCAGTCTGAACGCAGCGACGGCGCGTCGAGCAACGACGTCGGCGAGGACGGCCTCACCCGACGCGAGCACGACATTCTCTCCTTCGAGCGGCAGTGGTGGAAGTACGCCGGTGCCAAGGAAGAGGCCATCAAGGAGCTCTTCTCCATGTCGGCCACTCGCTACTACCAGGTGCTCAACGCGCTCGTCGATCGTCCCGAGGCTCTCGCGGCCGACCCGATGCTGGTCAAGCGCCTGCGTCGCCTGCGGGCCAGCCGACAGAAGGCCCGCGCCGCCCGCCGCCTGGGCTTCGACATCTCCACGTAA
- the sodC gene encoding superoxide dismutase[Cu-Zn]: MASHSTRRKSWRVVTPLVAIAALGLTACSNNEEPTDVPGTTPPVWTGSAAPSGSHAESGSENTSGPAVSDTVSVQLKDAKGTSVGTATLAETAGYVEITVDAQGLEPGFHGLHVHSVGKCEPNSVAPTGGEPGNFLSAGGHFQVEGHTGHPASGDLTSLEVREDGKGYLVTTTNAFTLADLKNGGKGTALMIHAGADNFANIPTRYTLPDNAPVPDQATLATGDAGGRVACGVIGG, from the coding sequence ATGGCCTCGCATTCCACCCGTCGCAAGTCCTGGCGCGTCGTGACCCCGTTGGTCGCGATCGCCGCTCTGGGGCTGACCGCGTGCTCCAACAACGAGGAGCCCACCGACGTCCCCGGCACCACCCCGCCGGTGTGGACCGGTTCCGCTGCCCCCAGCGGCTCGCACGCCGAGAGCGGCTCCGAGAACACCTCCGGCCCCGCCGTGTCCGACACCGTCTCGGTGCAGCTCAAGGACGCGAAGGGCACCTCGGTCGGCACCGCCACCCTCGCGGAGACCGCCGGCTACGTCGAGATCACCGTCGACGCGCAGGGCCTCGAGCCAGGCTTCCACGGCCTGCACGTGCACTCGGTCGGCAAGTGCGAGCCCAACTCCGTCGCCCCCACCGGCGGCGAGCCCGGCAACTTCCTATCCGCCGGCGGCCACTTCCAGGTCGAGGGCCACACCGGGCACCCGGCCAGCGGCGATCTCACCTCCCTCGAGGTCCGCGAGGACGGCAAGGGCTACCTCGTCACCACCACCAACGCCTTCACCCTCGCGGACCTGAAGAACGGCGGCAAGGGCACCGCGCTGATGATCCACGCGGGCGCCGACAACTTCGCCAACATCCCCACCCGCTACACGCTGCCGGACAACGCTCCGGTGCCGGACCAGGCCACCCTGGCGACCGGCGACGCCGGCGGCCGCGTCGCCTGCGGCGTCATCGGCGGCTGA
- a CDS encoding peptide deformylase gives MAILPIRIVGDPVLHEPTKPVTQSPAELAELIGDMYDTMDAANGVGLAANQVGVPLRLFVYDCPDVDTTGKAIRRRGEVINPVLETSEIPETMPDEDDDVEGCLSVPGEQFPTGRADWAKVTGTDAEGNAIEIEGHGFFARMLQHETGHLDGFLYVDVLIGRNARAAKKTIKRAGWGVPDLSWTPGTVDDPFGHDEDDDED, from the coding sequence ATGGCAATTCTTCCGATCCGGATCGTCGGCGACCCGGTACTGCACGAGCCGACCAAGCCGGTGACCCAGTCGCCGGCCGAACTCGCCGAACTCATCGGCGACATGTACGACACGATGGACGCCGCCAACGGCGTCGGCCTGGCCGCGAACCAGGTGGGTGTGCCGCTGCGCCTGTTCGTCTACGACTGCCCCGACGTCGACACGACCGGCAAGGCGATCCGCCGCCGCGGCGAGGTGATCAACCCGGTGCTCGAGACGTCGGAGATTCCGGAGACCATGCCGGACGAGGACGACGACGTCGAGGGCTGTCTGTCGGTGCCCGGCGAGCAGTTCCCGACGGGCCGTGCCGACTGGGCGAAGGTCACCGGCACGGACGCCGAGGGCAACGCCATCGAGATCGAGGGCCACGGTTTCTTCGCGCGCATGCTGCAGCACGAGACGGGACACCTGGACGGCTTCCTGTACGTGGACGTGCTGATCGGCCGCAACGCCCGGGCCGCGAAGAAGACGATCAAGCGCGCGGGCTGGGGTGTGCCGGACCTGAGCTGGACGCCGGGCACGGTGGACGACCCGTTCGGTCACGACGAGGACGATGACGAGGACTGA
- a CDS encoding glutamate--cysteine ligase: MGVPFAGSPRPTLGVEWEIALVDRTTRDLSNTAAAVLDGVGELAEKPRVTKELLRNTVEFVTGICDNVGEAMDDLSETMSLVRRAADPLGVDLMCAGTHPFAQWSTQLLTRTPHYDELIERTQWWGRQMLIWGVHVHVGISTKEKVFPILNALLLKYPHLLALSSSSPMWTGVDTGYASNRALMFQQLPTAGLPFQFDDWTQFEGYVHDQLTTGVIENLGGLHWDIRPAPRWGTIEVRVCDGVSSRTELSALVALIHCLIVDLDTRLEAGETLPSMPPWHVQENKWRAARYGLDAEVILGADNRERLVTDDLDDLLEQLTPTAVRLGCADELARVADIPRRGASYQRQRKVAAATGGDLRAVVRSLVEELDT; the protein is encoded by the coding sequence GTGGGAGTCCCTTTCGCCGGTTCGCCGCGTCCGACCCTCGGGGTGGAATGGGAAATCGCGCTGGTCGACCGGACCACTCGCGATCTGTCCAACACCGCCGCAGCCGTCCTCGACGGCGTCGGTGAACTCGCCGAGAAACCTCGGGTCACCAAGGAGTTGCTGCGCAACACCGTCGAGTTCGTGACCGGCATCTGCGACAACGTCGGCGAGGCCATGGACGACCTGTCCGAGACCATGTCGCTGGTGCGCCGGGCAGCTGATCCGCTCGGGGTCGACCTGATGTGCGCAGGCACCCATCCGTTCGCACAGTGGTCCACGCAGCTGCTCACCCGCACCCCCCACTACGACGAGCTGATCGAACGCACGCAGTGGTGGGGCCGGCAGATGCTCATCTGGGGTGTGCACGTGCACGTCGGGATCTCGACGAAGGAGAAGGTTTTCCCCATTCTCAACGCGCTGCTGCTGAAATATCCTCACCTGCTTGCTCTTTCGTCGTCGTCGCCGATGTGGACCGGCGTCGACACCGGCTACGCCAGCAACCGCGCGCTGATGTTCCAGCAGCTGCCCACCGCCGGCCTGCCGTTCCAGTTCGACGACTGGACGCAGTTCGAGGGCTACGTCCACGACCAGCTCACCACCGGCGTCATCGAGAACCTCGGCGGCCTGCACTGGGACATCCGGCCCGCGCCGCGCTGGGGCACCATCGAGGTCCGCGTGTGCGACGGCGTCTCCTCCCGCACCGAACTGAGCGCCCTCGTCGCGCTCATCCACTGTCTCATCGTCGACCTCGACACCCGTCTCGAGGCGGGGGAGACGCTGCCGTCCATGCCGCCGTGGCACGTGCAGGAGAACAAGTGGCGCGCAGCCCGATACGGCCTCGACGCCGAAGTGATCCTCGGCGCCGACAACCGTGAACGGCTCGTCACCGACGACCTCGACGACCTGCTCGAGCAACTCACCCCCACCGCGGTGAGGCTCGGCTGCGCCGACGAACTGGCCCGCGTCGCCGACATCCCGCGCCGCGGGGCGTCGTACCAGCGGCAGCGCAAGGTGGCCGCCGCGACCGGTGGCGACCTGCGCGCCGTGGTCCGCTCGCTCGTCGAGGAACTGGACACGTAA
- a CDS encoding exodeoxyribonuclease III, with product MRLATWNVNSVRARTDRIVDWLARTDTDVLAMQETKCKDEQFPYERFTEAGYEVAHVGLSQWNGVAIASRIGLEDVQIGFADQPGFNKDPEAEAAQEARAIGATVGGVRVWSLYVPNGRELTDPHYVYKLEWLAKLRADAEGWLAGNPDAQIALVGDWNVAPTDEDVWDPAFFEGKTHTSQPERDAFDAFAEAGFADVVRPHAPGPGVYTYWDYTQLRFPKRQGMRIDYVLGSAAFAARVTGAHIDRDERKGKGASDHAPVVVDLD from the coding sequence GTGCGACTCGCGACGTGGAATGTGAACTCGGTCCGTGCCCGAACCGACCGGATCGTGGACTGGCTGGCCCGCACCGACACCGACGTGTTGGCGATGCAGGAAACCAAGTGCAAGGACGAGCAGTTCCCGTACGAGCGGTTCACCGAGGCCGGCTACGAGGTGGCGCACGTCGGGTTGAGCCAGTGGAACGGCGTGGCGATCGCGTCGCGCATCGGGCTCGAGGACGTGCAGATCGGGTTCGCGGACCAGCCCGGGTTCAACAAGGATCCGGAGGCGGAGGCCGCGCAGGAGGCGCGCGCGATCGGTGCGACGGTGGGCGGGGTGCGGGTGTGGAGCCTGTACGTGCCCAACGGCCGTGAGCTGACGGATCCGCACTACGTCTACAAGCTGGAGTGGCTGGCGAAGCTGCGCGCGGACGCGGAAGGCTGGCTGGCCGGCAACCCGGACGCGCAGATCGCCCTGGTCGGCGACTGGAATGTCGCGCCCACCGACGAGGACGTGTGGGACCCGGCGTTCTTCGAGGGCAAGACGCACACGTCGCAGCCGGAGCGGGACGCGTTCGACGCGTTCGCCGAGGCCGGGTTCGCGGATGTGGTGCGCCCGCACGCGCCCGGTCCGGGCGTCTACACGTACTGGGATTACACGCAGTTGCGGTTCCCGAAGCGTCAGGGCATGCGCATCGACTACGTGCTGGGTTCGGCGGCGTTCGCGGCGCGGGTCACCGGCGCGCACATCGATCGGGACGAGCGCAAGGGCAAAGGCGCGAGCGATCACGCGCCGGTCGTGGTCGACCTGGACTGA
- a CDS encoding GNAT family N-acetyltransferase, which translates to MFADSPRADVTDNADQNRFELWLNGDLVGIVGYYDTSPVAKKRAGGRRAVSPVVSFMHTVVVEDFGHRGLAAVMVRRALDQARNYGWQVRPVCTYVQRFVEANPEYRDLMVPLDSISLN; encoded by the coding sequence GTGTTCGCGGATTCGCCCCGTGCCGACGTGACCGACAATGCCGACCAGAACCGTTTCGAGCTGTGGCTCAACGGGGATCTGGTGGGAATCGTCGGCTACTACGACACCTCGCCGGTCGCCAAGAAACGCGCCGGCGGACGCCGCGCCGTCTCCCCGGTCGTGTCGTTCATGCACACCGTCGTCGTGGAGGACTTCGGTCACCGCGGCCTCGCCGCCGTCATGGTCCGGCGCGCGCTCGACCAGGCGCGGAACTACGGCTGGCAGGTCCGGCCGGTGTGCACGTACGTGCAGAGGTTCGTCGAGGCCAACCCCGAGTATCGGGACCTCATGGTTCCGCTCGACTCGATCTCCCTCAACTGA
- a CDS encoding LytR C-terminal domain-containing protein produces the protein MTTPNPESSGPPLRALAMVLIALAILFAGLGAASLGGSDSDEAAPETVATTTSAPAAAPAAVRTTTAAPATTSAAEATTTTATSSAPSGSATTSASATSARVDKSIPVRVFNNSTVSGLAGQTASELTSSGWNVSETGNYSYGLIQNTTVYYGDTAAEKQAAQAIAAELGVTAEPRFAGISSASPGVIVIVTSN, from the coding sequence GTGACCACCCCGAACCCAGAGTCGTCAGGCCCCCCGCTGCGAGCCCTCGCGATGGTGCTGATCGCCCTCGCGATCCTCTTCGCCGGGCTGGGCGCCGCCTCCCTGGGTGGCTCGGACTCCGACGAGGCCGCACCCGAGACCGTGGCCACCACGACCTCTGCGCCCGCCGCGGCCCCCGCCGCCGTGCGTACCACCACTGCCGCGCCCGCCACCACCTCGGCGGCCGAGGCCACGACGACGACGGCCACCAGTTCCGCGCCGTCCGGGTCCGCCACCACCTCCGCGTCGGCCACGTCCGCCCGCGTCGACAAGTCGATTCCGGTGCGGGTGTTCAACAACAGCACCGTCTCCGGTCTCGCCGGCCAGACCGCGAGCGAACTCACGTCGAGCGGCTGGAACGTCTCCGAGACCGGCAACTACAGCTACGGCCTGATCCAGAACACCACCGTCTACTACGGCGACACCGCCGCCGAGAAGCAGGCCGCACAGGCCATCGCGGCGGAACTGGGCGTCACCGCGGAACCGCGTTTCGCCGGCATCTCCAGCGCCTCGCCCGGCGTGATCGTGATCGTCACCTCCAACTAG
- a CDS encoding GNAT family N-acetyltransferase: protein MGNVNTESPRTAGAVADAVRIVDSPPHERYELWVRDDLVGILGYHRDSAGPSGDVLTLLHTVVREDRSGRGWAAVLVRAVLDRARSEGTRIRPVCTYVTRFLGTHTEYLDLLDERPA, encoded by the coding sequence ATGGGGAACGTGAACACCGAATCCCCACGAACTGCGGGTGCCGTCGCCGACGCCGTCCGCATCGTCGACAGCCCGCCGCACGAGCGCTACGAGCTGTGGGTGCGCGACGACCTCGTCGGCATCCTCGGCTATCACCGCGACAGTGCCGGGCCGTCCGGTGACGTGCTCACCCTGCTGCACACCGTCGTCCGAGAGGATCGAAGCGGTCGCGGCTGGGCGGCGGTACTGGTGCGGGCCGTGCTCGACCGGGCCCGCAGTGAGGGCACCCGGATCCGCCCGGTGTGCACCTACGTCACGCGGTTCCTCGGCACCCACACCGAGTACCTGGACCTGCTCGACGAGCGGCCAGCCTGA